The Episyrphus balteatus chromosome 4, idEpiBalt1.1, whole genome shotgun sequence genome includes a window with the following:
- the LOC129919481 gene encoding uncharacterized protein LOC129919481, producing the protein MNVQAAIIAAFVAVFAAQFLTTEARFYSKSTKKSSFDDEFIRDLTTSLAIPVILLTETSSFYLSGEFNENILTIVQIDSSELILQKLSEHLQHLRFCKTIFVLSSSSRNDFALKRVFTFCWKHRMVNVIAVFHDFWNSSTFYSYRNLRDLTIEKFIWNKKKIVIFPNRMNNLQGIQFPVLFERVDSGVIIKVNSKGEPIFGGFMGNIFSSFAEKINARLDMSNVNTSLPPYSAHELVLNGTIEMSNSEMMLLPIKWHSYPIAMFDWSVMVPVESTVPIYKVFAFVCNWDAFAISILVLILLSVSLTATNRFSGSSYDFFFNTDCFRGMLGQSLPQAPQASCSTKIIYSLIFLFGIMMVTSFNAFLQSFMTQPPRERIIKSFDDLQESGLKILLHKVDIDNLFKMRPNLMKKYSNLFQIETNYVALKELRNSLNTNYAFAVTGISWMNYENQQNFFNRKLFRWSEEMCFVKNRLMGILMNENSIYKKILNFHILEIQSSGLLDFWMKKSFFELLGTGQIKKLDIDFDSKLQSLRVEDLKWIFKLMGLSLAVAAISFIGEFVFSNGNKFAGCFRK; encoded by the exons atgaatgtACAGGCGGCAATTATAGCTGCTTTTGTTGCAGTATTTGCTGCTCAATTTTTGACAACAGAAGCCAGATTTTActcaaa atCGACCAAGAAATCTTCTTTTGATGACGAATTCATACGCGATCTTACAACTTCACTTGCTATTCCAGTGATTCTTTTAACTGAGACTTCATCATTCTACTTGAGTGGagaattcaatgaaaacattcTAACAATTGTTCAAATTGATTCAAGTGAGTTAATACTTCAAAAACTTTCGGAACACCTTCAACATCTTCGATTTTGTAAGACAATTTTCGTGCTGAGCAGTTCTTCAAGAAATGATTTCGCACTGAAGAGGGTTTTCACTTTTTGTTGGAAGCATAGAATGGTCAATGTGATAGCAGTTTTTCATGACTTCTGGAATTCTTCGACTTTCTACAGCTACAGAAATTTAAGAGATCttacaattgaaaaattcatctggaacaaaaagaaaatagttatttttcCAAATCGAATGAATAACCTTCAGGGAATTCAGTTCCCAGTTCTTTTTGAACGAGTAGATTCAGGTGTAATCATCAAAGTAAACTCTAAGGGTGAACCGATATTTGGTGGTTTTATGGGAAATATTTTCAGTTCTTTTGCGGAGAAGATCAATGCTAGATTGGATATGTCAAACGTAAACACTTCATTGCCACCGTATAGTGCTCATGAGCTTGTCCTCAATGGAACAATTGAGATGTCAAATAGTGAAATGATGTTGTTGCCCATTAAATGGCACTCATATCCCATTGCCATGTTTGATTGGAGTGTGATGGTGCCTGTGGAGTCAACTGTTCCTATTTACAAAGTGTTTGCATTTGTTTGCAATTGGGATGCTTTTGCAATATCAATTTTGGTTCTCATTTTACTGTCTGTATCACTTACAGCTACCAACAGGTTTTCAGGATCAAGTTATGACTTTTTCTTCAACACTGATTGTTTTCGTGGCATGCTTGGACAGTCTTTACCTCAAGCACCTCAGGCCTCCTGCagcacaaaaattatttattcgctgatttttttgtttggaattaTGATGGTTACTTCATTCAATGCATTTCTGCAGTCCTTTATGACCCAACCACCAAGAGAAAGAATCATAAAATCATTCGATGATCTGCAAGAATCTGGTTTGAAAATATTACTTCATAAAGTCGATATcgataatttgttcaaaatgagACCCaatcttatgaaaaaatattcaaatcttTTCCAAATTGAAACGAATTACGTGGCTTTGAAAGAACTGCGTAACAGTCTTAATACCAACTATGCCTTTGCTGTAACTGGAATTAGTTGGATGAATTAtgaaaatcagcaaaatttctttaatcgAAAATTATTTCGGTGGTCTGAAGAAATGTGCTTTGTAAAAAATAGACTAATGGGAATTTTaatgaatgaaaattcaatttacaaaaagattttgaattttcatatcTTAGAAATACAATCAAGTGGATTGTTAGATTTCTGGATGAAGAAGTCATTTTTTGAATTACTTGGTACTGGACAAATTAAAAAGTTAGATATTGATTTTGATTCTAAATTACAATCACTGAGAGTTGAAGATTTGAAATGGATTTTTAAATTGATGGGATTATCATTGGCGGTTGCTGCTATCAGCTTTATTGGAGAATTTGTGTTTTCAAATGGAAACAAATTTGCTggttgttttagaaaataa
- the LOC129918117 gene encoding uncharacterized protein LOC129918117, with translation MINVIAVFQDFWNSSTFYSYRNLRDLTIEEFTWNKKDMVIFPDRIKNLQGMQFPVLFEAASSGVIITVNSRSETIFGGFMGNIFSSFAEKINARLDMSNVNSSLPPNSAHEGVINGTIEMANSEMMFSPELNRCYTNFGDLTIKEFIWNSKEVVVFEDQISNLQDIRFPVQFAPAEQGVIISENAYGDKIIGGYVGNIFQSLAKKKNARLDISNKLILFGLAFVALAAGQQYLPPSEEPVAVQNEYLPPKEEAVAEPEPQNEYLPPVEELVEAQPEPDTQYLAPIEAVEPIEQIAEDGYRYKTVKRIRYRTRRDVSELTSGQYLPPSVEDSYGPPPSGPVQQSAELADDGYRYRTVKRIRYRHRRDVNELASAQYLPPAEEDDSYSYPAPAPVTAQALVPVAAPAPIVQAAPVQISAPAPIQVAAPAPVQISAPAPVQQSAELADDGYRYKTVRRIRYRLRRDVNELASGQYLPPAEEEDSYSYPQSAELADDGYRYKTVRRIRYRHRRDVNELSSGQYLPPAEEEDIQISAPAPAPIQQSAELADDGYRYKTVRRIRYRHRRDVNELSSNQYLPPAEEDDTPAPAPVQISAPAPVQISAPAPVQQSAELADDGYRYKTVRRIRYRHRRDVNELSSNQYLPPAEEEDSYSYPAPAPVSAPAPIVQAAPVQVAAPAPIQVAAPAPAPVQVAAPAPVQISAPAPVQISAPAPIQQSAELADDGYRYKTVRRIRYRHRRDVNELSAQYLPPAAAPAPVHVSAPAPIQHTAELADDGYRYKTVRKYKIKRH, from the exons ATGATCAATGTAATAGCAGTTTTTCAAGACTTCTGGAATTCTTCGACTTTCTACAGCTACAGAAATTTAAGAGATCTTACAATTGAAGAATTCACCTGGAACAAAAAAGATATGGTTATTTTTCCCGATCGCATCAAGAATCTTCAGGGCATGCAGTTCCCAGTTCTATTTGAAGCTGCAAGCTCAGGTGTTATAATCACAGTAAACTCTAGGAGTGAAACGATATTTGGCGGTTTTATGGGAAATATTTTCAGTTCTTTTGCGGAGAAGATCAATGCTAGATTAGATATGTCAAACGTAAACTCTTCGCTTCCGCCGAATAGTGCTCATGAAGGTGTCATCAATGGAACAATTGAAATGGCAAATAGTGAAATGATGTTTTCGCCGGAACTTAATAGATG TTATACAAATTTTGGAGACCTCACAATTAAAGAATTCATCTGGAACAGTAAGGAAGTGGTTGTGTTTGAAGACCAAATAAGTAACCTTCAGGACATTCGTTTCCCAGTTCAATTCGCACCAGCAGAACAAGGAGTGATTATCTCAGAAAACGCTTACGGTGATAAGATAATTGGTGGTTATGTGGGAAATATTTTCCAATCTCTCGCAAAGAAAAAGAATGCTAGATTGGACATTTCGAAT aaaCTTATACTTTTTGGATTAGCTTTTGTGGCATTAGCTGCAGGTCAGCAATATCTGCCACCAAGCGAGGAACCTGTTGCTGTTCAGAATGAATATCTTCCACCAAAGGAAGAAGCAGTAGCAGAACCTGAGCCTCAAAATGAATATTTACCTCCTGTTGAGGAATTAGTAGAAGCTCAACCAGAACCGGATACCCAGTACTTGGCTCCTATTGAAGCTGTTGAACCAATTGAACAAATTGCTGAAGATGGTTACCGTTATAAGACTGTCAAGCGTATTCGTTATAGGACTCGTCGTGACGTGAGTGAGCTTACTTCTGGACAATATTTGCCTCCATCTGTTGAAGATAGTTATGGACCACCACCATCTGGACCAGTACAACAAAGTGCTGAATTAGCTGATGATGGATACCGTTACAGGACTGTTAAGCGTATTCGTTATAGGCATCGTCGTGATGTGAATGAATTAGCTTCTGCTCAATATTTGCCTCCAGCTGAGGAAGATGATAGTTATTCGTACCCAGCTCCAGCCCCAGTTACAGCCCAAGCTCTAGTTCCAGTTGCTGCACCAGCTCCTATTGTTCAAGCAGCTCCAGTGCAAATTTCAGCTCCAGCACCTATTCAAGTAGCTGCTCCAGCACCAGTCCAAATTTCTGCTCCAGCACCCGTTCAGCAATCTGCTGAACTAGCTGATGATGGATACCGATACAAGACCGTCCGTCGTATCCGTTACAGACTTCGTCGTGATGTTAACGAATTAGCTTCTGGCCAATACTTGCCCCCAGCTGAGGAGGAAGATAGCTACTCATACCCA CAGTCTGCTGAATTAGCTGATGACGGATACCGATACAAGACTGTCCGCCGCATTCGTTACAGGCATCGTCGTGATGTAAATGAGTTGTCTTCGGGTCAATACTTGCCCCCAGCTGAGGAAGAAGATA TTCAAATTTCTGCTCCAGCTCCAGCTCCAATTCAGCAATCTGCTGAATTAGCTGATGATGGTTACCGATACAAGACTGTCCGCCGCATTCGTTACAGGCATCGTCGTGATGTAAATGAGTTGTCTTCTAACCAATACCTGCCTCCTGCTGAGGAAGATGATA CACCAGCACCAGCACCAGTCCAAATTTCTGCTCCTGCACCAGTTCAAATTTCTGCTCCAGCTCCAGTTCAGCAGTCTGCTGAATTAGCTGATGATGGATACCGGTACAAGACTGTTCGTCGCATCCGTTACAGGCATCGTCGTGATGTCAACGAGTTGTCCTCAAATCAATACTTGCCCCCAGCTGAAGAAGAAGATAGTTATTCATATCCAGCACCAGCTCCAGTTTCTGCTCCAGCTCCCATCGTTCAAGCAGCTCCAGTTCAAGTAGCTGCTCCAGCACCAATTCAAGTAGCTGCCCCAGCTCCAGCACCAGTCCAAGTAGCTGCACCAGCACCAGTTCAAATTTCTGCCCCAGCACCAGTTCAAATTTCTGCTCCAGCTCCAATTCAGCAATCTGCTGAATTAGCTGATGATGGATACCGATATAAGACCGTCCGTCGCATCCGTTACAGACATCGTCGTGATGTCAACGAACTTTCTGCCCAATACTTGCCCCCAG CAGCTGCTCCAGCACCAGTGCATGTTTCAGCTCCAGCTCCAATTCAGCATACCGCTGAATTAGCTGATGATGGCTACCGTTACAAGACTGTGAGGAAATACAAAATCAAACGCCATTAA